From one uncultured Paludibacter sp. genomic stretch:
- the xylE gene encoding D-xylose transporter (Evidence 2a : Function from experimental evidences in other organisms; PubMedId : 2820984, 2836810, 3543693; Product type t : transporter), which translates to MNSEKINKFYVFGITLVATLGGLLFGYDTAVISGAVDPIKIFFQLDPAHYGDLANFYHGATVSSALIGCIIGSMISGLLASNFGRKKSLMIASILFFISAIGSGFPEMFFFTSSTPASTLLISFNIYRIIGGIGVGLASAICPMYIAEMAPADIRGKLVSWNQFAIIFGMLVVYFVNFFIVKGKDIIWIDETGWRYMFVSESFVAATFGIMLFLVPETPRYLALSNQEEKALSILSKINGLTKAKEILNDIKETAHEKVEKVLAYGWKVLIIGVLLSLFQQVVGINVVLYYAPTIFKGLGFGNDAAMWQTVIMGFVNIVFTLVAIFTVDKFGRKPLLIIGSIGMAIGMFAIGLLAYFKIIGISTLVFIVIYSASFMMSWGPICWVMISEIFPNTIRGKAVAIAVAAQWITNFIVSSTFPALAAFSVPFTYILYGIMSLLSAIFVWKMVPETKGKTLEEMTKLWKKPV; encoded by the coding sequence ATGAATTCGGAAAAAATAAATAAATTTTATGTTTTTGGAATTACGTTAGTAGCCACTTTGGGTGGTTTGCTTTTTGGATACGATACGGCTGTTATTTCCGGCGCTGTCGATCCCATTAAAATTTTTTTTCAACTTGACCCTGCTCATTATGGTGATTTAGCTAATTTTTATCACGGAGCAACTGTTTCCAGTGCATTAATAGGTTGTATTATAGGAAGTATGATTTCAGGATTGCTCGCCTCTAATTTTGGACGAAAAAAATCTTTAATGATTGCTTCAATCTTATTTTTTATTTCTGCAATTGGTTCAGGATTCCCTGAAATGTTCTTTTTCACTTCAAGTACACCTGCTTCAACCCTATTGATATCCTTTAATATATATCGTATTATTGGTGGTATCGGAGTTGGTTTGGCTTCGGCAATTTGCCCCATGTATATTGCAGAAATGGCGCCTGCTGATATACGAGGAAAATTGGTTTCTTGGAATCAATTTGCCATCATTTTTGGTATGTTGGTAGTATATTTTGTCAATTTTTTTATTGTAAAAGGAAAAGATATTATTTGGATTGATGAAACGGGATGGCGTTATATGTTTGTTTCAGAGTCTTTTGTTGCTGCCACATTTGGTATAATGCTGTTTCTTGTACCGGAAACTCCACGTTATCTGGCTTTATCTAATCAAGAGGAAAAAGCATTAAGTATTCTTTCTAAAATTAACGGATTAACCAAAGCAAAAGAGATATTGAATGACATTAAAGAAACTGCACATGAAAAAGTGGAAAAAGTATTGGCTTACGGCTGGAAGGTTTTGATTATAGGAGTTTTATTATCGCTATTTCAACAAGTCGTGGGCATTAATGTGGTACTTTATTATGCACCTACTATTTTCAAAGGACTTGGTTTTGGCAACGATGCTGCTATGTGGCAAACCGTGATTATGGGATTTGTAAATATTGTATTTACACTTGTAGCTATTTTTACTGTTGATAAATTTGGTCGCAAACCTTTGTTAATCATTGGCTCCATTGGAATGGCAATAGGAATGTTTGCCATTGGTTTATTGGCGTATTTTAAAATAATAGGAATAAGCACTTTGGTGTTTATAGTTATTTATTCTGCATCGTTTATGATGTCTTGGGGACCAATTTGTTGGGTAATGATTTCTGAAATTTTTCCAAATACCATCCGGGGAAAAGCAGTTGCAATTGCTGTGGCTGCACAATGGATTACAAACTTTATTGTTTCCTCTACCTTTCCCGCGTTAGCTGCATTTAGTGTTCCATTTACTTATATTTTATATGGAATAATGTCACTACTTTCTGCCATTTTTGTATGGAAAATGGTACCTGAAACAAAAGGAAAAACGCTGGAAGAAATGACAAAATTGTGGAAAAAACCTGTCTAA
- the xylA gene encoding D-xylose isomerase (Evidence 2a : Function from experimental evidences in other organisms; PubMedId : 2132127, 2405386, 6320721, 6325179, 6327696, 6330500; Product type e : enzyme), with protein sequence MATKVYFPSVEKIKFEGKESKNPLAFRYYDAEKMVYGRKMKDWFKFSMAYWHTLCGESSDPFGGETKDFDWNQSKDALQAAKDKMDAGFEFMQKIGINYYCFHDIDLIAEGNSIEEYEANLKAIVAYAKQKMAETGIKLLWGTANVFSNKRYMNGAATNPNFDNVAFAATQIKNALDATIELGGENYVFWGGREGYMSLLNTDMKREKEHLAMMLTKARDYARSKGFKGTFFIEPKPMEPMKHQYDVDAETVIGFLRAHNLDKDFKLNIEVNHATLAGHTFEHDLQCAVDAGLLGSIDANRGDYQNGWDTDQFPIDLYELTQAMLVILKGGGLQGGGTNFDAKTRRNSTDMEDIFIAHIAGMDAFARSLEAAAAILEASPYQKMLKDRYASFDSGKGKEFEDGKLSLEDLRAHAISLGKEPAQISGKQELYEAILNMYI encoded by the coding sequence ATGGCAACAAAAGTGTATTTTCCATCAGTGGAAAAAATTAAATTTGAAGGAAAAGAAAGTAAAAACCCGTTAGCATTTCGTTATTACGATGCTGAAAAAATGGTTTACGGACGTAAAATGAAAGATTGGTTCAAATTTTCAATGGCTTATTGGCACACACTCTGCGGTGAATCTTCCGACCCATTTGGAGGAGAAACAAAAGATTTTGACTGGAATCAATCAAAAGATGCTCTTCAGGCAGCAAAAGACAAAATGGATGCCGGTTTTGAATTTATGCAGAAAATAGGAATCAATTATTACTGTTTTCACGATATTGATTTAATTGCCGAAGGTAATTCTATCGAAGAATACGAAGCAAACCTGAAAGCCATTGTAGCTTATGCAAAACAAAAAATGGCAGAAACAGGCATAAAATTACTTTGGGGAACGGCGAATGTTTTCAGTAACAAACGCTACATGAATGGCGCTGCAACCAATCCTAATTTTGATAATGTTGCTTTTGCAGCTACTCAAATCAAAAATGCTTTAGATGCAACGATTGAATTGGGCGGCGAAAATTATGTGTTTTGGGGCGGACGTGAAGGTTATATGAGCTTGTTGAATACCGATATGAAACGCGAAAAAGAACATTTGGCAATGATGCTTACAAAAGCACGTGATTATGCCCGTTCAAAAGGTTTCAAAGGAACATTCTTCATCGAACCAAAACCAATGGAACCAATGAAACATCAATACGATGTAGATGCGGAAACAGTAATTGGATTCCTTCGTGCACATAATCTGGATAAAGATTTTAAATTGAATATTGAAGTAAATCACGCAACATTGGCAGGACATACATTTGAACACGATTTGCAATGTGCGGTTGATGCGGGTCTTTTAGGCTCAATTGATGCGAATCGCGGTGATTATCAAAATGGTTGGGATACAGACCAGTTTCCGATTGATTTATACGAATTAACTCAAGCAATGCTTGTAATTTTGAAAGGTGGTGGTTTACAAGGTGGCGGTACCAATTTTGATGCTAAAACTCGTCGTAATTCTACCGATATGGAAGATATTTTCATTGCTCACATTGCGGGTATGGATGCATTTGCACGCTCATTGGAAGCTGCTGCTGCAATTTTAGAAGCGTCTCCTTACCAAAAAATGTTGAAAGATCGTTACGCATCATTCGACAGCGGTAAAGGAAAAGAATTTGAAGACGGAAAACTCTCATTGGAAGATTTGCGTGCTCACGCAATTTCATTGGGAAAAGAACCGGCTCAAATCAGCGGAAAACAAGAGCTTTACGAAGCAATTTTAAATATGTATATCTAA